The Candidatus Limnocylindrales bacterium genome has a segment encoding these proteins:
- a CDS encoding c-type cytochrome: MGQGILLGIFMVGFITINGWGLGNALGADTGTEIPATNPFSGNQAAIEEGRSWYRSICSNCHGGRADGAGERGHGADLRVFNKGFRKFVETVKNGRDTGRAMKMPSWGKVLSDDTIYKIGAYLETLAQEGANWKEGVKQ, translated from the coding sequence AAGGAATTCTGTTAGGGATTTTTATGGTAGGCTTTATCACCATAAATGGATGGGGCCTGGGGAACGCCCTGGGAGCCGATACAGGAACAGAAATCCCGGCGACAAATCCTTTTTCGGGGAATCAAGCCGCCATCGAGGAAGGTCGCTCCTGGTACCGCTCTATATGCAGTAATTGTCACGGTGGAAGGGCCGATGGAGCAGGAGAGCGTGGGCATGGTGCCGATCTACGGGTGTTCAACAAGGGATTCCGGAAATTTGTTGAAACCGTAAAGAATGGAAGAGATACCGGTCGTGCCATGAAAATGCCCAGTTGGGGAAAAGTTTTATCTGATGATACTATCTATAAAATCGGAGCCTATCTGGAAACACTGGCCCAGGAAGGAGCTAACTGGAAAGAAGGAGTCAAACAGTAA
- a CDS encoding secondary thiamine-phosphate synthase enzyme YjbQ, giving the protein MRVFHELIPLKTQECLQFVDLTDIIIELVEKSQIQNGFVNVQTKHTTTAIVINENEPLLLEDMKKILENIVPQDAVYRHNDFSIRTVNMGPEEYDNGHSHCKAMLLRASETLNLVNGQIQLGPWQRIFFIELDRARERTISVMVLGI; this is encoded by the coding sequence ATGAGAGTTTTTCATGAGTTAATCCCATTAAAAACTCAAGAATGTTTACAATTTGTAGATCTCACAGACATCATCATCGAGCTGGTGGAAAAATCTCAAATTCAAAATGGCTTTGTCAACGTACAAACCAAACATACCACCACGGCCATTGTGATCAATGAAAACGAACCTTTACTCCTGGAGGATATGAAAAAGATTCTGGAGAATATAGTTCCCCAGGACGCCGTGTATCGGCATAACGACTTTTCCATCCGAACGGTCAACATGGGTCCTGAGGAATATGATAATGGTCACTCCCATTGTAAAGCCATGCTCCTGCGAGCTTCAGAGACCCTGAACCTTGTGAACGGACAGATTCAATTGGGTCCCTGGCAACGGATTTTTTTTATAGAATTGGACCGGGCCAGGGAGAGAACCATATCCGTCATGGTTTTGGGAATATAG
- a CDS encoding cobalamin-binding protein, with translation MSTQRIVSLIPSGTEIVCALGFEAQLVGRSHECDFPESVKRLPVCTEPKFNPEGTSYQIDQRVKAILQESLSVYRVYAEKLRQLQPDVIVTQSQCEVCAVSLQEVEQAVCDWLDFRPHIVSLAPATLSDIWADIARVAEVLEAPQRGRELIQRLKQRVEAITEKTRALSERPTVACIEWIEPLMATGNWMPELIERAGGVNLFGEAGKHSPWMAWEQLLEKDPDVILVLPCGFDMPRTRENISVLMQKSGWSDLQAVRRGQVYLADGNQYFNRPGPRVVESLEILAEILHPDRFRFGHKGTGWQHL, from the coding sequence ATGTCGACCCAACGTATTGTATCTTTAATTCCCAGTGGTACAGAAATTGTTTGCGCACTCGGTTTTGAAGCCCAACTGGTCGGACGTTCCCACGAGTGTGACTTTCCCGAATCGGTTAAGCGATTACCGGTTTGTACTGAGCCCAAGTTCAACCCGGAGGGTACCAGTTATCAAATTGATCAGCGGGTCAAAGCCATTTTGCAGGAGTCTTTGTCGGTGTATCGGGTTTATGCCGAAAAATTGAGGCAATTACAACCGGATGTCATTGTGACCCAATCTCAGTGCGAAGTTTGTGCCGTCAGTCTACAGGAGGTAGAACAAGCTGTTTGCGATTGGTTGGATTTTCGTCCTCACATAGTTTCACTGGCACCGGCTACCCTTTCCGATATCTGGGCCGATATAGCCCGTGTGGCAGAAGTTCTGGAAGCTCCTCAACGAGGCAGGGAGCTTATCCAGCGATTAAAGCAACGGGTAGAAGCCATTACCGAGAAGACCCGTGCCCTATCTGAACGACCCACCGTTGCCTGTATTGAGTGGATCGAGCCTTTGATGGCTACCGGCAACTGGATGCCTGAACTGATTGAAAGGGCTGGTGGGGTGAATTTGTTTGGTGAGGCCGGTAAACATTCCCCCTGGATGGCCTGGGAGCAGTTATTGGAAAAAGATCCGGACGTTATCCTGGTTTTACCCTGCGGGTTTGATATGCCACGAACCCGCGAGAATATATCTGTTTTAATGCAAAAGTCGGGTTGGTCTGATCTGCAAGCCGTACGCAGAGGACAGGTTTACCTGGCCGATGGGAATCAATACTTTAATCGTCCAGGGCCCCGGGTTGTAGAGTCGTTGGAAATTCTGGCCGAAATCTTACACCCGGATCGGTTCCGGTTTGGACATAAAGGGACCGGATGGCAACACCTTTAG
- a CDS encoding glucose-6-phosphate dehydrogenase assembly protein OpcA, translated as MHTEFHISNGVNAVEIERDLQELWKQMAEAAQAEGQQMVLRVCVLNLLIYAPGSGSAGEISKIMAEVSPEHPSRGIVMLPKPEAPSSVVHAWVTAQCHVSVGGRKQVCCEQIMVTAEGEGIFRLPSIVRSLLVSDLPVVLWWRDVPALGNRLFKELVETSDRVIIDSARLPNPEEGLMELAAFIRREFPWVAFSDLNWSRLTPWRVAVAGLFDAPDRLSCLNRLSFVEIECNSDSMDSISSQALLIIGWLASRLKWHPVSRPRWTERHIYQMKLAALNRTILIQVKTSPAINSGRADLRSLKLITESDPPAQFVVTGRDGSSHCPYLQTHVEFGGAPVAGKITCLNKESETRLLSQELEILGHDTVYEQVLAFLAELLDHRL; from the coding sequence TTGCATACTGAATTCCACATTTCAAACGGTGTAAATGCCGTGGAAATCGAGCGAGATTTACAGGAATTATGGAAGCAGATGGCTGAGGCAGCCCAGGCAGAAGGTCAGCAGATGGTTCTGCGGGTATGTGTCTTGAATCTCCTGATCTATGCGCCCGGCTCGGGAAGTGCCGGAGAGATAAGTAAAATTATGGCAGAGGTCTCCCCAGAACATCCGAGCCGGGGTATTGTGATGCTTCCGAAACCCGAAGCTCCTTCCTCGGTCGTCCACGCCTGGGTGACTGCCCAGTGCCATGTCTCTGTGGGAGGTCGTAAGCAAGTTTGCTGTGAGCAGATCATGGTAACTGCTGAGGGGGAAGGAATCTTTCGGTTACCGAGTATTGTGAGGTCGCTTTTGGTATCGGATCTGCCAGTTGTTTTATGGTGGCGGGATGTTCCGGCTCTCGGGAATCGATTGTTTAAAGAGCTGGTTGAGACCTCCGATCGCGTAATTATCGACTCCGCACGCCTGCCCAATCCGGAAGAGGGACTTATGGAACTAGCAGCTTTCATTCGGCGTGAATTTCCCTGGGTGGCCTTTAGCGACCTGAACTGGTCTCGTTTAACCCCCTGGCGGGTTGCAGTGGCCGGACTCTTTGATGCTCCAGACCGGCTATCTTGCCTGAACCGACTGAGTTTTGTAGAAATTGAATGCAACTCCGATTCCATGGATTCCATTTCCAGTCAGGCGCTTCTTATTATTGGCTGGCTGGCCAGTCGATTGAAATGGCATCCTGTCTCAAGGCCCCGATGGACGGAGCGGCATATCTACCAGATGAAACTGGCCGCCCTGAATCGAACCATTCTCATCCAGGTTAAAACTTCTCCGGCTATAAACTCCGGCCGGGCAGATCTTCGTTCACTTAAGCTCATCACGGAAAGTGATCCGCCGGCACAATTTGTAGTTACAGGTAGAGATGGATCTTCCCATTGCCCTTATTTACAAACCCATGTAGAATTTGGGGGAGCTCCCGTAGCCGGAAAGATCACCTGCCTGAATAAAGAAAGTGAAACAAGACTCCTGAGCCAGGAACTGGAAATTCTCGGTCATGATACAGTTTATGAGCAGGTACTGGCGTTTTTAGCGGAGCTGCTGGATCATCGACTCTAA
- a CDS encoding DUF58 domain-containing protein, whose protein sequence is MDFGEWYAQITRRVDLRIRDRVQTLMQGMHRSTFRGRGEDFDFFQQYTVGEETSHIDWKASERLEGGFLVRKLREERVLEVWMVADLSASMFIGFSEEKSKHRLLLDILAILGRSIIRQQDLMGFIGFDSTLRTVLSPFRSEKTLVNLLQTIWDFQPAVGEKTSLLPVLQFFEARKGAGLPNKKQLIILISDFETDEDWIPVVQRIGAHNPIFPIFLEERIPESLISSVGVLTYRDIESGEFGKVDAKAWLNLVEDQKRREQAYCLEQFQASGIKALFLSRETFSVDELIQLLEEQRF, encoded by the coding sequence ATGGATTTTGGTGAATGGTATGCTCAAATAACCCGAAGGGTGGATTTACGGATACGGGACCGGGTTCAGACCCTCATGCAGGGCATGCATCGGAGTACCTTCCGTGGACGCGGAGAAGATTTTGATTTTTTCCAACAGTACACGGTGGGCGAAGAGACCAGCCATATCGACTGGAAAGCCAGTGAACGCTTAGAAGGGGGGTTTCTCGTACGGAAACTTCGGGAGGAACGGGTTCTCGAAGTCTGGATGGTTGCAGATCTCAGTGCTTCCATGTTCATCGGATTCTCAGAAGAAAAATCTAAGCATCGCCTCCTCTTAGATATTTTGGCCATACTGGGCCGTTCGATTATTCGCCAACAGGATCTTATGGGTTTTATCGGGTTTGATTCTACCCTTCGAACGGTTCTCTCTCCCTTTCGCTCTGAAAAAACCCTTGTAAACCTCCTGCAAACCATCTGGGACTTCCAACCGGCTGTGGGCGAAAAAACCTCTCTACTCCCGGTCCTTCAGTTCTTTGAAGCCCGTAAAGGCGCAGGCCTGCCCAATAAAAAACAGCTTATCATCCTGATCTCGGATTTTGAAACCGATGAGGATTGGATTCCAGTAGTCCAACGGATTGGAGCCCATAATCCTATCTTTCCTATTTTCCTCGAAGAAAGAATTCCAGAGAGTCTCATCTCTTCGGTGGGGGTTTTGACCTATCGAGACATCGAAAGTGGAGAGTTTGGGAAGGTAGATGCTAAAGCCTGGTTAAACCTGGTAGAAGATCAAAAACGCCGGGAACAAGCTTACTGCTTAGAGCAATTTCAAGCCTCTGGCATAAAAGCCCTTTTCTTATCCAGGGAAACATTTTCTGTCGATGAACTCATCCAACTCTTAGAAGAACAACGTTTTTAG
- a CDS encoding redoxin domain-containing protein codes for MRKKVHYLTVKTIDLLVILMLSLGTLIPYAYSADERIPVRTQTHLKVGEPAPDFTLPASMPVDGKEKVTLSQFKGKKNVVLSFHVLDWTPVUIQQVSSFQKELSRFEEKNAQVLGISADSVFAHKVWAESLKLSYPLLSDFNNEVAKKYGIFRDENYADQVRLANERAIFVVDKQGILRYIDVHDIREAPALEPLLKALEDLEK; via the coding sequence ATGAGAAAAAAAGTACATTATTTGACTGTCAAGACGATTGACCTACTAGTTATTTTAATGTTAAGTCTGGGTACCTTGATCCCCTACGCCTACAGCGCCGATGAACGGATTCCGGTTAGAACTCAAACGCATCTCAAGGTTGGAGAGCCTGCCCCGGACTTTACCCTGCCGGCCAGTATGCCAGTCGACGGTAAAGAAAAGGTTACTCTAAGCCAGTTTAAGGGAAAGAAAAATGTCGTTCTCTCCTTTCATGTTCTGGATTGGACCCCTGTTTGAATTCAGCAGGTTTCTTCATTCCAGAAAGAACTTTCCCGGTTTGAAGAAAAAAATGCCCAGGTACTGGGTATAAGTGCTGATAGCGTCTTCGCCCATAAGGTTTGGGCAGAATCCCTTAAATTATCTTATCCCTTGCTAAGTGATTTCAACAATGAAGTCGCCAAAAAGTACGGGATCTTCCGGGATGAAAATTATGCAGACCAGGTGAGACTGGCCAATGAGCGTGCTATATTCGTTGTGGATAAGCAGGGTATCCTTCGTTATATTGATGTCCATGACATTCGAGAAGCTCCTGCGCTGGAACCTCTCTTAAAAGCCCTGGAAGATTTAGAAAAATAA
- a CDS encoding VIT domain-containing protein: protein MIPWTQSAKEELDRYSDQIRRTVESSGADPSIFITDIYRYVDEAIAASHLQVVTEEDIRRILSQIGLPGSDSMGWKRDFEPEIPVQTNPFHSGTDPGTEVPKSPGIKSLQRSDFNRIYKRPSGLFILLFGVVLPLITLGVELSTHLCANEFFDPIPTTWHILLVGFVPLANLLVWLAVWKGKTSYRRKLGLINGIALGVAFFYTLPFIPLLPLSVFAIIYFGIGLLPMAPLFSFISAVLCRRYLRQMTLEATPRKVPGLGWGILLALVAFVAADLPIVLTRIGIQMAASPSSEISLRGIRWLRAIGDKDLLLQACYRRPARISDFFSFMVSMGNLPTPEEVRKIYYRVMGKPFNAVPPPKLVTFDRWSFWDELDFDRDQGGAVVGERIKGLSLVGSRLDGSLDPDAVLVYTEWILILKNNSNRQHEARAQIALPPGGVVSRVTLWINGEEQEAAFGSRGKVRQTYEQIVRQRRDPVLVTTSGPDRVLVQCFPVPPGGEMKVRIGITAPLLLETRDRGLFRLPYFLERNFSIYEEGSHSVWFESRKPMETLSKTLKLEHSDNNLYTIRGTMSDPDLTTSQAIIHVGRSGEVVQAWTPDPVSKKEQIIRQIIQEREPQSPARVILVVDGSQGMQGFLPEVIDALSGLPEGIELGLIFASDDVRLLAGSIQKVTAEWYRTLADHLKKENFEGGQDNIPALIKGWDLATEHPDGIILWIHGPQPILLQTTEEIRQRWERRPDSPHLYEIQAGGGPNRIVEQLDGIPAIKSIPHLGSLSDDLKRLFSPWRGESKEWVLFRERVTRESLDDSIPGKETSAHLARLWAKDEILKRVVFKGRPESSSPNLIEEALQLAISYQLVTPLSGAVVLETQQQYQQMNLEPVKPGTVPTIPEPETWMLLLVVATVLIGVFYRWKILPVRE from the coding sequence ATGATCCCATGGACCCAATCCGCAAAGGAAGAATTAGATCGTTATTCCGACCAAATTCGGCGTACGGTGGAATCATCGGGAGCCGATCCTTCGATATTTATCACAGACATTTATCGGTACGTTGATGAAGCTATTGCTGCTTCTCACCTTCAGGTGGTAACGGAGGAGGATATCCGGCGAATCTTATCCCAGATAGGCTTGCCTGGCTCCGATTCCATGGGATGGAAGAGAGATTTTGAACCTGAAATTCCTGTTCAAACAAATCCTTTCCATTCTGGGACAGATCCTGGGACAGAAGTACCGAAGAGTCCAGGGATAAAGTCTTTACAAAGGTCGGATTTTAACCGGATTTACAAGAGGCCATCCGGTCTGTTTATTCTTTTGTTTGGTGTTGTACTTCCTCTGATAACTCTTGGGGTTGAATTAAGCACCCATCTATGTGCCAACGAATTTTTCGATCCGATTCCGACGACCTGGCATATTCTTTTGGTCGGGTTTGTGCCCCTTGCGAATCTTTTAGTTTGGCTGGCCGTCTGGAAGGGTAAAACCTCCTATCGACGGAAATTGGGATTAATCAATGGAATTGCACTGGGTGTGGCATTTTTTTACACACTCCCCTTTATTCCTCTCCTTCCCCTGAGTGTTTTTGCAATTATTTATTTTGGTATAGGATTGTTACCCATGGCGCCTCTTTTCTCTTTCATTTCAGCCGTCCTTTGTCGCCGTTACCTTCGACAGATGACCCTCGAGGCAACGCCCAGGAAGGTCCCAGGTCTTGGATGGGGGATTCTTTTAGCTCTCGTAGCTTTTGTGGCCGCCGATTTGCCAATTGTTCTCACCCGAATCGGTATACAGATGGCTGCTTCCCCTTCTTCCGAGATCAGCCTTCGAGGGATTCGATGGCTCCGGGCCATAGGGGATAAAGACCTTCTACTACAGGCCTGTTATCGGCGCCCTGCAAGGATATCGGATTTCTTCAGTTTTATGGTTTCCATGGGAAATCTTCCTACCCCCGAAGAAGTCCGCAAGATTTACTACCGTGTTATGGGGAAGCCCTTTAACGCAGTTCCTCCACCAAAACTTGTTACCTTTGATCGTTGGAGTTTCTGGGACGAGCTTGATTTTGACCGGGATCAGGGTGGGGCTGTGGTGGGAGAACGGATAAAAGGACTTTCCCTGGTCGGCTCTCGACTGGATGGATCTTTGGATCCTGATGCCGTTTTGGTTTATACCGAATGGATCCTTATTCTCAAGAACAATTCCAATCGGCAACATGAAGCAAGAGCTCAAATCGCTCTCCCTCCAGGGGGAGTAGTTTCACGCGTAACGCTCTGGATCAACGGAGAGGAGCAAGAAGCCGCCTTTGGATCGCGAGGGAAGGTGCGGCAGACCTATGAACAGATCGTTCGACAACGGCGAGATCCTGTTCTCGTTACCACCAGCGGCCCTGATCGTGTCTTAGTCCAGTGTTTTCCTGTACCTCCAGGCGGAGAGATGAAAGTTCGAATTGGGATTACCGCACCACTTTTGTTGGAAACCAGGGACCGGGGGCTTTTTCGTTTACCTTACTTTTTGGAACGTAACTTTAGTATCTATGAAGAAGGTTCCCATTCTGTCTGGTTTGAATCGAGAAAGCCCATGGAAACCCTCAGCAAAACTCTTAAATTAGAACATTCCGACAACAACCTCTATACCATCCGAGGAACCATGTCGGATCCCGATCTGACAACATCCCAGGCTATTATCCATGTGGGTCGGTCTGGAGAGGTCGTGCAGGCCTGGACCCCAGATCCTGTAAGCAAAAAGGAACAGATCATTCGTCAGATCATCCAAGAGAGGGAACCTCAGTCTCCGGCCCGGGTTATCCTTGTCGTTGATGGCTCTCAAGGTATGCAAGGGTTTCTTCCAGAAGTTATCGATGCCCTCTCCGGGCTCCCGGAAGGCATCGAATTGGGTTTGATCTTTGCCTCAGATGACGTTCGTCTCCTGGCAGGGTCGATACAAAAAGTTACAGCCGAATGGTATAGAACTCTTGCCGATCACCTGAAGAAAGAGAATTTTGAAGGAGGCCAGGATAACATCCCGGCCCTGATCAAGGGTTGGGACCTTGCAACGGAGCATCCAGATGGTATCATCCTGTGGATTCATGGACCCCAACCCATTCTTTTGCAAACAACAGAAGAAATTCGGCAGAGATGGGAAAGACGACCTGACTCCCCTCATCTTTATGAGATCCAGGCCGGAGGTGGACCCAACCGTATCGTTGAGCAACTCGATGGGATCCCAGCCATAAAATCCATTCCACACCTGGGAAGTTTATCCGATGATTTGAAAAGACTGTTCTCCCCATGGCGTGGTGAGTCAAAAGAATGGGTGTTATTCCGTGAAAGAGTTACCCGAGAAAGCCTGGACGATTCGATCCCGGGTAAAGAGACCTCTGCCCATCTGGCTCGACTTTGGGCGAAGGATGAAATTCTGAAACGTGTTGTTTTCAAAGGGAGACCTGAATCTTCGAGTCCGAACCTGATAGAGGAAGCTCTTCAGCTTGCAATCAGCTATCAACTGGTAACTCCCCTTAGTGGAGCGGTTGTTCTGGAAACCCAGCAGCAATACCAACAAATGAATCTTGAGCCGGTCAAACCGGGTACAGTTCCAACCATCCCTGAACCGGAGACCTGGATGCTCCTGCTGGTGGTTGCTACGGTCCTGATAGGGGTCTTTTACCGATGGAAGATCTTGCCCGTTAGAGAATAG
- a CDS encoding archaeosortase/exosortase family protein, with product MNNQSFLFILQFLAFWPVWKWYVLRLIDSPQELFGLIALGTAGGFILWRRPDLSSAKSRLILPAVFVLLYTVTYPFLPFLIKAAIALVAIGCTLSSYRWGISFHPGICGLLLLSLPVIPSLQFYLGYPLRVLTGILAVPLLQLGGFTVVREGTSLNWDGQLILIDAPCSGVRMLWSALYLTFTLTCFYGFNTGKTCLAVLLSFLGIIAGNALRSAALFYPEAHTLALPSWTHEGIGMVVFFFTAIFIVGGIRWIRKKFPLVKRVVKRDA from the coding sequence ATGAACAACCAGAGTTTCCTTTTTATTCTCCAGTTTCTTGCCTTTTGGCCGGTTTGGAAATGGTATGTTCTCAGGCTGATAGATTCTCCCCAGGAACTATTTGGCTTAATCGCTTTAGGTACCGCGGGAGGATTTATTTTATGGAGAAGGCCTGATTTAAGTTCCGCCAAATCCCGTCTGATTTTGCCGGCCGTTTTTGTGCTTCTCTATACGGTGACTTACCCTTTTCTTCCATTCCTGATAAAGGCTGCTATTGCGCTCGTTGCCATAGGTTGTACCCTAAGTTCCTATCGATGGGGGATATCTTTTCATCCTGGAATCTGCGGGCTTCTCCTCCTATCCCTCCCCGTTATCCCCTCTCTACAATTCTACCTGGGATATCCACTCCGTGTGTTAACAGGTATCCTAGCGGTTCCTCTCCTTCAATTGGGAGGTTTTACCGTAGTTCGAGAAGGAACTTCCTTAAATTGGGATGGTCAACTCATCTTAATTGATGCACCTTGTAGTGGGGTTCGGATGTTATGGTCGGCCCTTTATCTCACTTTTACCTTGACCTGTTTCTACGGATTTAATACAGGAAAAACCTGTCTGGCCGTTCTTCTCTCATTCCTGGGGATTATTGCAGGAAATGCGCTCCGTTCGGCTGCCTTATTCTATCCTGAGGCCCATACCCTTGCTCTCCCCTCCTGGACCCACGAAGGGATTGGGATGGTCGTATTTTTCTTCACAGCCATTTTTATTGTGGGAGGTATTCGGTGGATTCGAAAAAAATTTCCATTGGTCAAGCGGGTGGTCAAGCGGGACGCTTAA
- a CDS encoding transcriptional regulator: MSAKYDNPYVALKQIFHEPNRLAIVSALCGSIDGLTFNELKEECKLTDGNLSRHLKALEEAGAIKIEKTFVRAKPRTTVFLTDQGRESFIEYLQALEQVLRKAAESAIIAEKDPPRILSWVKPVRA, from the coding sequence ATGTCCGCCAAGTACGATAATCCTTATGTAGCCTTAAAACAAATTTTTCACGAGCCGAATCGTTTAGCCATTGTATCAGCCCTTTGTGGTTCCATAGATGGGTTGACTTTTAACGAGCTCAAGGAGGAATGTAAACTTACCGACGGCAACCTGAGTCGGCATTTGAAAGCCTTAGAAGAAGCCGGTGCCATCAAGATTGAAAAGACCTTTGTCAGAGCCAAACCTCGTACTACGGTATTTCTTACTGATCAGGGTCGTGAGAGCTTTATCGAATATCTGCAAGCCCTGGAACAAGTCCTGCGAAAGGCTGCAGAATCTGCCATAATTGCCGAAAAAGACCCACCCCGGATTTTATCCTGGGTAAAACCGGTCCGTGCCTAG
- the zwf gene encoding glucose-6-phosphate dehydrogenase — MEATLSENPLREGLRLQRVAEPCVVVIFGASGDLTKRKLVPALYSLAQQNLLGEGFSVVGAARTPMTHDTFRAAMRNAVHQFYEGGPVDPTLWENFAAGLFYLPMDYKNQDNYQMLAGLLAQIDRERGTCGNRLFYLSTPPSLYTDIIQMLGAIGLNRSNPGSWVRIIIEKPIGYDLESARALNREVLKVFTEDQVYRIDHYLGKETVQNIMVLRFANGIFEPLWNRRYIDHIQITAAETIGVENRGGYYEQAGALRDMIQNHMLQLLALVAMEPPISLKADDVRDEKTKVLRAVRPLPTDPECLIQEVNKVAVRGQYGEGSVGGQRVKGYRQEENVNPKSNTETYAAVKFLIDNWRWAEVPFYVRAGKRLPKRVTEIAIQFRQVPHLLFKNAAEGPLEPNTLILRIQPDEGISLKFEAKLPGQAIHIRPVNMDFQYGTSFGKKSPEAYERLLLDAMLGDSTLFARGDMVEVSWQLVMPILKAWQQTTPQFPNYEAGTWGPKEADELIQKDGRRWRRL, encoded by the coding sequence ATGGAAGCAACTCTCTCTGAAAACCCTCTTCGAGAGGGTTTACGCCTGCAGCGGGTAGCAGAACCTTGTGTGGTGGTCATCTTTGGAGCCTCAGGAGATTTAACTAAACGTAAGCTCGTTCCAGCCCTTTATAGTCTGGCGCAGCAAAATTTGCTGGGTGAAGGATTTTCCGTTGTGGGGGCAGCCCGTACCCCTATGACCCACGATACCTTCCGTGCCGCTATGCGCAACGCCGTCCACCAATTCTATGAAGGGGGCCCGGTCGATCCCACCCTTTGGGAAAATTTTGCCGCAGGTTTATTTTACCTCCCCATGGATTATAAAAATCAGGACAATTACCAAATGCTGGCCGGGTTATTGGCTCAAATAGATCGCGAGCGTGGAACCTGTGGCAATAGATTGTTTTACCTCTCTACGCCTCCCAGCCTCTATACAGATATTATCCAAATGCTGGGCGCTATCGGACTAAACCGCTCTAACCCGGGGAGCTGGGTCCGAATCATCATCGAAAAACCCATCGGTTATGATCTGGAAAGTGCACGGGCGTTAAACCGGGAAGTTCTGAAGGTTTTTACCGAGGATCAGGTCTACCGGATCGACCACTATCTGGGTAAGGAAACTGTTCAAAATATCATGGTCCTGCGATTCGCCAACGGTATTTTCGAACCTCTCTGGAATCGACGTTATATTGACCACATACAAATCACCGCCGCCGAGACTATCGGAGTAGAAAACCGGGGTGGTTACTATGAGCAGGCCGGAGCCCTTCGGGATATGATCCAAAATCATATGCTCCAACTTCTGGCCCTGGTTGCCATGGAACCCCCCATTTCTTTAAAAGCCGATGACGTGCGAGATGAAAAAACAAAGGTGTTGCGGGCCGTTCGTCCTCTCCCAACAGATCCGGAATGCCTGATCCAGGAGGTGAATAAAGTGGCAGTCCGGGGGCAATATGGAGAAGGCTCCGTGGGTGGACAAAGGGTTAAAGGTTATCGGCAGGAAGAAAATGTAAATCCCAAGTCTAATACGGAAACCTACGCGGCGGTTAAATTCCTCATCGATAACTGGCGATGGGCCGAGGTCCCTTTTTACGTCCGGGCCGGTAAGCGTTTACCCAAACGGGTGACTGAAATCGCTATCCAGTTCCGCCAGGTCCCCCACCTCCTTTTCAAAAATGCCGCCGAAGGACCTCTGGAACCTAATACCCTGATCCTGCGCATTCAGCCCGATGAAGGTATCTCCCTCAAGTTTGAAGCTAAATTACCCGGCCAGGCCATTCATATCCGCCCAGTCAATATGGATTTTCAATACGGAACTTCCTTTGGAAAGAAGTCCCCTGAAGCCTACGAACGACTCCTACTCGATGCCATGCTGGGAGATTCTACTCTCTTCGCCCGAGGTGATATGGTAGAAGTTTCCTGGCAGTTAGTCATGCCCATCTTGAAGGCCTGGCAACAAACAACCCCCCAGTTTCCTAATTATGAAGCGGGAACCTGGGGACCTAAAGAAGCCGATGAGCTGATTCAAAAAGATGGTCGAAGATGGAGACGACTGTAA